In Georgenia soli, a genomic segment contains:
- a CDS encoding heme oxygenase (biliverdin-producing), protein MTIATCTSASSAGRSQTVLIPSFSDRAVHRGEFPPVSPRLDATLSEQLREGTQVEHRAVESQPFVDELLAGALDVDAYAGLAAQQLEIYRALEGAGVQLQEDPRGANLLFTELQRVPSIERDLAHLYGHAWRDEIRILPATRTYAARLRDVVDRLPEYAAHAYTRYLGDLSGGQIIKRMMRRHYGMGTDGLSFYDFPEIPKAKPFKDLYRERLDGLGLDAVETARAVAEAQEAFRLNRALFAELGAIHINRVRAAKEAVA, encoded by the coding sequence ATGACGATCGCGACGTGCACGTCCGCAAGCTCGGCCGGGAGGAGCCAGACGGTGCTGATACCGTCGTTTTCAGATCGCGCCGTCCATCGTGGGGAGTTCCCTCCAGTGAGTCCCCGTCTCGACGCCACCCTGTCGGAGCAACTTCGCGAGGGAACGCAGGTCGAGCACCGCGCCGTGGAGTCTCAGCCCTTCGTGGACGAGTTGCTCGCGGGCGCGCTCGACGTCGACGCCTATGCAGGCCTTGCCGCCCAGCAGCTCGAGATCTACCGCGCTCTTGAGGGCGCAGGTGTGCAACTGCAGGAAGACCCGCGGGGTGCCAACCTTCTCTTCACTGAGCTCCAACGCGTCCCCTCCATCGAGCGCGACCTCGCACATCTCTATGGGCACGCCTGGCGCGACGAGATCCGCATCCTCCCCGCCACCCGCACCTACGCTGCCCGGCTCCGCGACGTCGTCGATCGCCTGCCCGAGTACGCCGCCCACGCCTACACCCGCTACCTCGGCGACCTCTCCGGCGGCCAGATCATCAAACGCATGATGCGGCGCCACTACGGCATGGGCACCGACGGCCTTTCCTTCTACGACTTCCCCGAGATCCCGAAGGCCAAGCCGTTCAAGGACCTCTACCGCGAACGTCTCGACGGCCTTGGCCTCGACGCCGTGGAGACCGCCCGCGCCGTCGCCGAGGCTCAGGAGGCCTTCCGCCTCAACCGCGCACTCTTCGCCGAGCTCGGCGCGATCCACATCAATCGCGTCCGCGCGGCGAAGGAAGCAGTGGCATGA
- a CDS encoding SpoIIE family protein phosphatase — protein sequence MTIDSQTTTGEIDLQACEDEPIHVPGAVQRRGVLLVVDDGVVVQVSDNLRNLLGVPVEEAVGHPLAAVLGEDAASNLRLPQTQPGGPLGDALQQLTMRGRDWLVATHLGTDGSVLVEAEPLPRAEDDGTPVATVFQQAHAVLREAAGASTVEEIYELAARGVRRLTGFDRVMMYRFDRDYNGQVVAEDRRDDLEPYLGLHYPASDIPAQARALYEKNLIRLISDTETPTARLVPPLHPRTGAPTDLTYSTLRAVSPVHVQYLRNMGVSSSMSISLLDDGRLWGMVACHHVSGPHTPSLEVRAGTETLAAGLSLQAVVRAAADRARHAQTVADELRRLTGLTDDVPLAQAVAQRRLLELLDTDGLMVRVGGTSAAVGVVPPDPAAVVRALREQEDGSAVADTSGLRACDALAAALPDHGDLGEVAGALVVPLPDGDSLALFRREVTREVAWGGNPEEKPLTIDDDGVGHLGPRRSFSTWQQVVRGTSRPWSAEDVEAAAAVRRLVVEMLYRRTRPDLGAALALQRSSLPQRLPQPDGWQVTARYRPADGGKVGGDWYDSFELASGRVALVVGDVAGHGLAAASSMNQLRNGLRSLLVAHDGAAGPALEALDRLAKQLLPGEMATLWVGVLDPATGTVDYVSAGHLAPLLVRDGEARFDKAVRNPPLGFLRGRPDVGTLTLRPGESLLVFSDGLVEQRRAVIMRRLEELRTTAAVTLDLEVLEHRMTGLESGDDATMLLVTAAPLQE from the coding sequence ATGACGATCGACAGCCAGACCACCACGGGCGAGATCGACCTGCAGGCCTGCGAGGACGAGCCCATCCACGTGCCCGGCGCCGTCCAGCGCCGCGGCGTGCTGCTGGTGGTGGACGACGGCGTCGTCGTCCAGGTCTCCGACAACCTTCGCAACCTCCTCGGTGTCCCGGTCGAGGAGGCTGTCGGCCATCCGCTCGCCGCCGTGCTGGGGGAGGACGCGGCGTCGAACCTTCGCCTTCCGCAGACCCAGCCCGGCGGCCCGCTCGGCGACGCCCTCCAGCAGCTGACGATGCGCGGGCGCGACTGGCTTGTCGCCACGCACCTCGGCACGGACGGGTCGGTGCTCGTCGAGGCCGAGCCGCTGCCCCGCGCGGAGGACGACGGCACCCCGGTCGCCACCGTCTTCCAGCAGGCCCACGCGGTGCTGCGGGAGGCGGCCGGGGCATCGACCGTCGAGGAGATCTACGAGCTCGCCGCCCGCGGCGTGCGCCGGCTCACCGGCTTCGACCGCGTGATGATGTACCGCTTCGACCGCGACTACAACGGCCAGGTGGTCGCCGAGGACCGCCGCGACGACCTCGAGCCGTACCTCGGCCTGCACTACCCGGCGTCGGACATCCCCGCCCAGGCCCGGGCGCTGTACGAGAAGAACCTCATCAGGCTCATCTCCGACACCGAGACGCCCACCGCCCGCCTCGTCCCGCCGCTGCACCCGCGCACCGGCGCGCCGACCGACCTCACCTACTCCACCTTGCGCGCCGTCTCGCCGGTGCACGTGCAGTACCTGCGCAACATGGGCGTCAGCTCGTCGATGTCCATCTCCCTCCTCGACGACGGCCGCCTGTGGGGCATGGTCGCCTGCCACCACGTCTCGGGCCCGCACACCCCCTCGCTCGAGGTCCGCGCCGGGACCGAGACGCTCGCCGCCGGCCTGTCCCTGCAGGCCGTTGTCCGCGCCGCTGCCGACCGCGCCCGCCACGCCCAGACCGTCGCCGACGAGCTGCGGCGCCTGACCGGCCTGACCGACGACGTGCCGCTCGCCCAGGCCGTCGCGCAGCGCCGCCTGCTCGAGCTCCTCGACACGGACGGGCTGATGGTGCGCGTCGGCGGCACCTCCGCCGCCGTCGGCGTCGTCCCGCCCGACCCGGCCGCCGTCGTCCGGGCGCTGCGCGAGCAGGAGGACGGCTCCGCCGTCGCCGACACCTCCGGCCTGCGCGCGTGCGACGCCCTCGCCGCCGCCCTGCCCGACCACGGCGACCTCGGCGAGGTGGCCGGCGCGCTCGTCGTGCCGCTGCCCGACGGCGACTCCCTCGCCCTGTTCCGTCGCGAGGTCACGCGCGAGGTCGCCTGGGGCGGCAACCCGGAAGAGAAGCCCCTCACCATCGACGACGACGGCGTCGGCCACCTCGGCCCGCGCCGCTCCTTCTCCACGTGGCAGCAGGTCGTGCGCGGCACCTCGCGTCCCTGGTCCGCCGAGGACGTCGAGGCGGCCGCCGCGGTGCGCCGCCTCGTCGTCGAGATGCTCTACCGCCGCACCCGGCCCGACCTCGGCGCGGCCCTCGCGCTGCAGCGCTCCTCCCTGCCCCAGCGGCTGCCGCAGCCCGACGGCTGGCAGGTCACCGCGCGGTACCGCCCCGCCGACGGCGGCAAGGTCGGCGGGGACTGGTACGACAGCTTCGAGCTCGCCTCGGGCCGCGTGGCCCTGGTGGTCGGTGACGTCGCCGGACACGGGCTCGCCGCGGCGTCGTCCATGAACCAGCTGCGCAACGGCCTGCGCTCCCTCCTCGTCGCGCACGACGGCGCAGCCGGCCCGGCGCTCGAGGCGCTGGACCGGCTGGCCAAGCAGCTGCTGCCCGGCGAGATGGCGACCCTGTGGGTCGGGGTGCTCGATCCTGCCACCGGAACCGTTGACTACGTCAGCGCCGGCCACCTCGCGCCGCTGCTGGTCCGCGACGGCGAGGCCCGGTTCGACAAGGCCGTGCGCAACCCGCCGCTCGGCTTCCTGCGCGGGCGTCCCGACGTCGGCACGCTCACCCTGAGACCGGGGGAGTCGCTCCTGGTGTTCAGCGACGGTCTGGTCGAGCAACGGCGGGCGGTCATCATGCGCCGCCTGGAGGAGCTGCGGACCACCGCCGCGGTCACCCTCGACCTCGAGGTGCTCGAGCACCGGATGACCGGGCTGGAGTCCGGGGACGACGCCACCATGCTGCTGGTCACCGCGGCGCCGCTGCAGGAGTGA
- a CDS encoding alpha/beta hydrolase domain-containing protein — protein sequence MLRPRFRRSLAAASGAAVLSTVLVAGPASAQEDVTTEQISAVPEVTHVPRTEDSYPFNAADHARVPVDLAAHGYVEEEYFLSGNANVYTEADGTLAVERTAVPYTNRILVRHPAHANKASGAVFVDIYNASNGYDIEDMWRRLSTNILAEGHTYVGVTSKPINVDALYNFDAERYEDLSWFDEECGETYEPTGTPEEFEARGGPWGEVPCTETGLVWDILTQTGNALRDPEAGAEILGGTPLRSLFLIGQSQSSMYLNTYVNNFHLPVQEAQGGNVWDGYLSAAGNWMERPLNDAEGGASGLVTVDGPETPVEVDVPWISVDSESDAALFPAQALLPRDLAENSRVWQIPGTGHTYSMSPVVPDNAELIKAGRPGRVFPTAYTPYPMEPAMIAAGQALIDNHQKGKALPASAWFERDAQGNLVRDENGNVLGGVRYGLMELGLAEFKGYATPGDMNGVADPISEDEFYASWNNRSQYLAKQRAFDNGLRQAGYLTADGQQLFAERANLVLDEIGIP from the coding sequence ATGTTGCGACCAAGATTCCGCCGTTCGCTCGCCGCCGCGTCCGGCGCGGCAGTGCTCTCGACCGTCCTCGTCGCCGGCCCTGCGTCGGCGCAGGAGGACGTGACGACCGAGCAGATCTCCGCCGTCCCCGAGGTCACGCACGTGCCCCGCACCGAGGACTCGTACCCCTTCAACGCCGCCGACCACGCCCGGGTGCCGGTCGACCTGGCCGCGCACGGCTACGTCGAGGAGGAGTACTTCCTCTCCGGCAACGCCAACGTCTACACCGAGGCCGATGGCACCCTCGCCGTCGAGAGGACCGCTGTCCCGTACACCAACCGGATCCTGGTGCGGCACCCGGCCCACGCGAACAAGGCGTCCGGCGCCGTGTTCGTCGACATCTACAACGCCTCGAACGGGTACGACATCGAGGACATGTGGCGCCGGCTCTCCACCAACATCCTCGCCGAGGGGCACACCTACGTGGGCGTGACCTCCAAGCCGATCAACGTCGACGCCCTGTACAACTTCGACGCGGAGCGCTACGAGGACCTCTCGTGGTTCGACGAGGAGTGCGGCGAGACGTACGAGCCGACCGGCACGCCCGAGGAGTTCGAGGCGCGCGGCGGCCCGTGGGGCGAGGTGCCCTGCACCGAGACCGGGCTGGTGTGGGACATCCTCACCCAGACCGGCAACGCGCTGCGTGACCCCGAGGCGGGCGCCGAGATCCTCGGCGGGACCCCGCTGCGCTCGCTGTTCCTCATCGGCCAGTCGCAGTCGTCGATGTACCTCAACACCTACGTCAACAACTTCCACCTCCCCGTGCAGGAGGCGCAGGGCGGCAACGTCTGGGACGGGTACCTCAGCGCCGCCGGCAACTGGATGGAGCGCCCGCTGAACGACGCCGAGGGCGGCGCGAGCGGTCTCGTGACCGTCGACGGCCCGGAGACCCCCGTCGAGGTGGACGTGCCCTGGATCAGCGTCGACTCCGAGTCCGACGCGGCGCTGTTCCCGGCCCAGGCGCTGCTGCCGCGTGACCTGGCCGAGAACTCGCGCGTGTGGCAGATCCCGGGCACGGGGCACACCTACTCGATGTCCCCGGTGGTGCCCGACAACGCCGAGCTGATCAAGGCGGGCCGGCCCGGCCGGGTGTTCCCGACCGCCTACACCCCGTACCCGATGGAGCCGGCGATGATCGCCGCGGGGCAGGCCCTCATCGACAACCACCAGAAGGGGAAGGCGCTGCCGGCCAGCGCCTGGTTCGAGCGCGACGCGCAGGGCAACCTCGTGCGCGACGAGAACGGCAACGTCCTCGGCGGCGTGCGCTACGGGCTCATGGAGCTGGGGCTCGCCGAATTCAAGGGCTACGCCACCCCGGGCGACATGAACGGCGTCGCGGACCCGATCTCTGAGGACGAGTTCTACGCGAGCTGGAACAACCGCTCGCAGTACCTGGCCAAGCAGCGGGCCTTCGACAACGGCCTGCGCCAGGCGGGCTACCTCACCGCCGACGGCCAGCAGCTCTTCGCCGAGCGCGCCAACCTCGTCCTCGACGAGATCGGCATCCCGTGA
- a CDS encoding SHOCT domain-containing protein, producing MMYDWHGMGWWMGLGWVWIILLLLLVGVVVLVVLLVRGQPGGGGPHGQDMRGQDVGRSRARAILDERYARGEIDTTEYQERLRVLGER from the coding sequence ATGATGTACGACTGGCACGGCATGGGCTGGTGGATGGGCCTGGGCTGGGTGTGGATCATCCTGCTGCTGCTTCTCGTCGGCGTGGTGGTCCTCGTCGTCCTCCTCGTCCGCGGCCAGCCGGGCGGCGGCGGGCCTCACGGGCAGGACATGCGCGGGCAGGACGTGGGCCGGAGCAGGGCCCGGGCGATCCTCGACGAGCGCTACGCCCGCGGGGAGATCGACACCACCGAGTACCAGGAGCGGCTGCGCGTCCTGGGCGAGAGGTAG
- a CDS encoding flavin-containing monooxygenase, whose product MSKQRIAIIGAGPSGMAALRAFTSAQQAGAQIPDIVCYEKQDDWGGQWNYNWRSGIDRHGEPVHSSMYRNLWSNAPKEALEFAEYTFDQHFGRPVSSYPPRAALWDYIDGRVRRSNVKDKVQFSTAVRWVEYNREEDNFTVTVENLKSQTTSSSEFDRVIVATGHFSYPNVPDFKGIETFPGTLHHAHDFRGAEKLADKRVLLIGASYSAEDIGVQAFKMGARAVTMSYRTAPMGYDWPEGMEELPIVDHFDGETVHFSDGQTREFDAVIMCTGYLHKYPFLPSDLALHSRNNIYPGGLYRGVVWQKNPKLFYLGAQDQWFTFNMFDAQAWYVRDLIMGRAELPSAEQRAAHMRSWRTRFQALDGDADEVRFQADYIRDLITATDYPMFDLDEVVRIFLEWKADKKNNILTYRDKPHRSVMTGTMAAEHHTTWLNELDDSLERYLSTPEATEVEEMVRGRAGVPG is encoded by the coding sequence GTGTCCAAGCAGCGAATTGCGATCATCGGAGCCGGCCCGAGCGGCATGGCGGCACTGCGGGCGTTCACGTCCGCGCAGCAGGCGGGGGCCCAGATCCCCGACATCGTCTGCTACGAGAAGCAGGACGACTGGGGCGGGCAGTGGAACTACAACTGGCGCAGCGGCATCGACCGGCACGGCGAGCCGGTGCACTCGTCCATGTACCGCAACCTGTGGTCGAACGCCCCGAAGGAGGCCCTGGAGTTCGCCGAGTACACCTTCGACCAGCACTTCGGCCGGCCGGTCTCCTCCTACCCGCCGCGTGCGGCGCTGTGGGACTACATCGACGGCCGCGTCCGTAGGTCCAACGTCAAGGACAAGGTCCAGTTCTCGACCGCCGTGCGCTGGGTCGAGTACAACCGCGAGGAGGACAACTTCACGGTGACCGTGGAGAACCTGAAGTCACAGACCACCTCCTCCTCCGAGTTCGACCGGGTCATCGTCGCCACCGGCCACTTCTCCTACCCGAACGTCCCGGACTTCAAGGGCATCGAGACCTTCCCGGGCACCCTGCACCACGCCCACGACTTCCGCGGTGCCGAGAAGCTGGCGGACAAGCGCGTGCTGCTGATCGGCGCCTCGTACTCCGCCGAGGACATCGGGGTGCAGGCCTTCAAGATGGGCGCCCGCGCGGTCACGATGAGCTACCGCACCGCGCCCATGGGCTACGACTGGCCCGAGGGCATGGAGGAGCTGCCGATCGTGGACCACTTCGACGGCGAGACGGTGCACTTCTCCGACGGCCAGACCCGCGAGTTCGACGCGGTCATCATGTGCACCGGCTACCTGCACAAGTACCCGTTCCTGCCGTCGGACCTCGCCCTGCACTCCCGCAACAACATCTACCCCGGTGGCCTGTACCGCGGCGTGGTGTGGCAGAAGAACCCGAAGCTGTTCTACCTGGGCGCCCAGGACCAGTGGTTCACCTTCAACATGTTCGACGCCCAGGCCTGGTACGTCCGGGACCTCATCATGGGCCGCGCCGAGCTGCCGTCCGCCGAGCAACGGGCCGCCCACATGCGGTCCTGGCGCACCCGCTTCCAGGCCCTCGACGGCGACGCGGACGAGGTGCGGTTCCAGGCCGACTACATCAGGGACCTCATCACGGCCACGGACTACCCGATGTTCGACCTCGACGAGGTGGTGCGCATCTTCCTCGAGTGGAAGGCCGACAAGAAGAACAACATCCTCACCTACCGCGACAAGCCGCACCGGTCCGTCATGACGGGCACCATGGCGGCCGAGCACCACACCACGTGGCTCAACGAGCTGGACGACTCCCTCGAGCGCTACCTCTCCACCCCGGAGGCGACCGAGGTCGAGGAGATGGTGCGCGGGCGTGCCGGCGTGCCGGGCTGA
- a CDS encoding MFS transporter — translation MTSDTDDDGARSRDVFRLPGFAAFWAAASVSELGNHVTVLALQVLVVVTLGGTATDVGLLNATRWLPYLALGLVVGALLDRRRRRPVLVVTDLGRAVLLGLIPALWLLDVLSLPVLLVVVAAFGALSLLHDAASQSFLPRLVPRSALLAANARLDQSGAVAQTSGPLLAGGLVTALGAPVAVLADALTFLFSAVMVARLKVSETVASAADGARRRLRSEIADGLRWVYGHRTLAPLALSTHGWFLCNSMLATAFVPFALLGLGLDAFGLSITLAAGGVGALGGSLFSTRAGLRWGAGRTVVASRAAMPLAWILIALTPDGAGVWVAVAVLGAGQLLHGFAMGLENANEMGYWQAVTPDAFQGRTNATRRSVNRAMIVVGAPLGGVLADAVGYRPVLWAGAAGFAVVAAGLAASPFREARHGEPQGTPRSGD, via the coding sequence GTGACGTCCGATACCGACGACGACGGCGCCCGGAGCCGCGACGTCTTCCGGCTCCCCGGGTTCGCGGCGTTCTGGGCGGCGGCCTCCGTCTCGGAGCTCGGCAACCATGTCACCGTCCTGGCCCTGCAGGTGCTGGTGGTGGTCACGCTCGGCGGGACGGCGACGGACGTCGGGCTGCTCAACGCCACCCGCTGGCTGCCCTACCTCGCCCTCGGCCTGGTGGTCGGCGCGCTGCTGGACCGTCGGCGCCGCAGGCCGGTGCTGGTGGTCACCGACCTCGGCCGCGCGGTCCTGCTGGGGCTGATCCCGGCGCTGTGGCTGCTGGACGTGCTGAGCCTGCCGGTGCTGCTGGTGGTCGTCGCCGCGTTCGGCGCGCTGTCGCTGCTGCACGACGCCGCCTCCCAGTCCTTCCTCCCGCGGCTGGTGCCGCGGTCCGCGCTGCTGGCGGCCAACGCCCGGCTGGACCAGAGCGGGGCCGTGGCCCAGACGTCCGGCCCGCTGCTCGCGGGCGGCCTGGTCACCGCGCTCGGCGCGCCCGTGGCCGTGCTCGCCGACGCGCTCACGTTCCTGTTCTCGGCCGTGATGGTCGCGCGGCTGAAGGTGAGCGAGACGGTCGCCTCCGCTGCGGACGGCGCGCGGCGGCGGCTCCGCAGCGAGATCGCCGACGGGCTGCGCTGGGTCTACGGTCACCGCACCCTCGCCCCGCTGGCCCTCAGCACGCACGGGTGGTTCCTGTGCAACAGCATGCTGGCCACCGCGTTCGTCCCGTTCGCCCTGCTCGGTCTCGGGCTCGACGCCTTCGGGCTCAGCATCACGCTCGCCGCCGGGGGCGTCGGTGCGCTGGGCGGCAGCCTCTTCTCCACCCGGGCCGGTCTTCGCTGGGGCGCCGGGCGCACGGTCGTCGCGAGCCGGGCGGCGATGCCCCTCGCCTGGATCCTGATCGCGCTCACGCCCGACGGCGCGGGCGTCTGGGTTGCCGTAGCGGTGCTCGGGGCCGGCCAGCTGCTGCACGGGTTCGCGATGGGGCTGGAGAACGCGAACGAGATGGGCTACTGGCAGGCCGTCACGCCCGACGCCTTCCAGGGGCGGACGAACGCGACCAGGCGGTCCGTGAACAGGGCGATGATCGTCGTCGGCGCCCCGCTCGGCGGGGTGCTCGCGGACGCCGTCGGCTACCGCCCCGTCCTCTGGGCGGGCGCGGCGGGCTTCGCCGTCGTCGCCGCGGGCCTGGCCGCCTCCCCGTTCCGGGAGGCGCGGCACGGCGAACCACAGGGGACGCCCCGCTCGGGCGACTGA